A DNA window from Onthophagus taurus isolate NC chromosome 1, IU_Otau_3.0, whole genome shotgun sequence contains the following coding sequences:
- the LOC111419336 gene encoding RAB6-interacting golgin: MSGKFVGFSDDDIKNVQNNEPSNKNTQNLEKPKAKKPPQKVVIRLDPSRTKILEKKSTIQPESTNPEQNKQDEVKNQGQNEETVNLNNNPSENESNMNNNLQNTEPKRFINLDEFQLKQKQIEEANNHRKELLAKALADRTKRTQEEAKRLGEIQEEFKKLDMLLSNDVKILRKKIELASLHYMEAQKQYLQVEKAFLAAKISLQQQLEKKELLTEHLCQIIEQNEERKAKKLTELLNRLNLNDSEDTKCKDDKDT; the protein is encoded by the exons atgtccGGCAAATTTGTTGGATTCTCAGACGACGACATAAAAAACGTTCAAAACAACGAACCATCAAACAAAAACACTCAAAATTTGG AAAAGCCAAAAGCCAAAAAACCTCCACAAAAAGTCGTTATTCGTTTAGATCCCTCtcgaacaaaaatattagaaaaaaaatccacCATCCAACCAGAATCAACAAATCCGgaacaaaataaacaagatGAAGTAAAGAATCAAGGTCAAAATGAAGAAACAGTCAACTTAAATAATAACCCTAGTGAAAATGAATCAAATATGAACAACAATTTACAAAACACCGAACCAaaacgatttataaatttggatgaatttcaattaaaacagaAACAAATAGAAGAAGCTAATAATCATCGTAAAGAACTTCTAGCTAAAGCTTTAGCTGATAGGACAAAGAGAACACAAGAAGAAGCGAAACGTTTGGGTGAAATTCAAGaggaatttaaaaagttagaTATGTTACTTTCAAACGATGTTAAAATACTTcggaaaaaaattgaattggcAAGTTTGCATTATATGGAAGcacaaaaacaatatttacaaGTCGAAAAGGCGTTTTTAGCCGCGAAAATAAGTCTACAACAACAATTAGAGAAAAAGGAATTGTTAACCGAGCATCTATGTCAAATAATCGAGCAAAATGAGGAGAGAAAAGCCAAGAAATTAACAGAATTATTAAATAGACTTAATTTAAATGATAGCGAAGATACGAAATGTAAAGATGATAAAGATacttag